GCGCTCAAAGGCGAGAAAAATCTTGCCGTGCCCGATGTGGGCAAAACATGGTTAGGCCCCGCAAGATAATCGCCCAAAGGCTCGGGCGAATACTCGCCCAAAAAGACTGCGCCAGCGTTAGATATAAAAGGCAAATATTGTTTGGGGTTGTCCAGCAATAACTCAAGGTGTTCGGGCGCTATTTCATTAGATATCATTATGGCCGTTAATATGCTTTCTACCACAAAGATTCGTCCGTTATTTTCAATGGATTTTCTTGCTATGTCTTGCCTGTCAAGCCGGCTGAGTCTGCTTTCTATCTCTTTTTG
The Clostridiales bacterium DNA segment above includes these coding regions:
- the hisD gene encoding histidinol dehydrogenase; this translates as AGPSEILIIADKTARADYIACDMLSQAEHDPQAASYLITNSQELANQVQKEIESRLSRLDRQDIARKSIENNGRIFVVESILTAIMISNEIAPEHLELLLDNPKQYLPFISNAGAVFLGEYSPEPLGDYLAGPNHVLPTSGTARFFSPLSAEAFIKKISLINYNKKQLKKVKDDIINLSDSEGLQAHSNSVKIRFEEEE